GCAGCCCGAATTCAAAATCCAGAAAGGCAGTGCACTTATTGGCCCTGCTGATATTGTAGTCTTCCACGATGTAAAAGATAAAACACAGGACAATATCTACATAGTCGTTGAATGCAAAAGAAAAGAGCGGACAGACGGAATACAGCAACTTAAAACCTATCTTGCCCCTTTGACTGCTGCGAAATATGGCGTATGGTTTAATGGTGTAGAAACTGTTTATCTCAAGAAACTTGATAAAGCTCCATACTTCAAACCTATTCCAAACATTCCTAAAAAAGGAGAGACCTTAGAACTTCCAAAGAAAAGCGAACTAAAGCCTGCCACGGAACTAAAATCTGTCTTTGAAACCTGCCATAACTATATCTATGCAAATGAAGGTCTCCTTAAGGAGAAGGTCTTTAATGAGGTTTTAAAGATACTCTTTCTGAAGATAGTGGATGAGAGAGACTATTCAAGCGCCGTTGCGAGATTTGGAATCACAGAAGAAGAAAATGACCTCCTCATAGAAGGTAAGGGTAACTCCTTTATATCACGTATGGAAGAACTCTTCGCCGAAGTAAAGAAAAGATATGGCGATGTCTTTACATCTGATGAAAGGATAAACCTAAAACCTGTAACACTTGGTTTTGTTGTCGGACAGTTAATGTATTTTGATCTCAGAAAGACACCTGCTGATGTAAAGGGAACAGCATTCCAGACCTTTGTCTATGCTCATCAAAGAGGAGAAAGGGGTGAGTTTTTCACTCCTGATCCAATAGTTAGGCTAATGGTGGAGATGCTAAATCCAAAATCTAATGAGATAGTCTTTGACCCTGCCTGTGGTTCGGGTGGTTTCCTTGTGGCAGCTATGAAGCATGTCTGGAAACAAATAGAAAAGGTAGTAAAAGACCCTGGGGAACTCAGAGATGCTCAACTTTCATATGCTATTGATAAAATAAGGGGAATGGACTTTAACCCCGACCTTGCAAGGGTATCAAAGATGCGGATGGTTCTTGAGGATGATGGACATACAGGGGTTTTCTCTGCCAATGCCCTCGATGACTTTGAAATAATATCAAGAACAGCCCATGAAATGGGTGCTACAAAGGTTATAAAAAGTAGATTTGATGTTATCCTCACAAATCCCCCTTTTGGAACTAAAGGAAAGGTTACTAATCGGGAGATACTAAAAAACTTTGAACTCGGCCATAAATGGAAACTGAATAAAGAGACAGGACAATGGGAAAAAGAAAGTAAACTCTTTGATGGACAGGTTCCAGATATTCTTTTTATAGAAAGATGTCTTGATTATCTTGATGTTCGTGGAAGGATGGGGATTGTTATCCCTGATGG
Above is a genomic segment from Nitrospirota bacterium containing:
- a CDS encoding N-6 DNA methylase, giving the protein MAKGAHKYKTPEEFETAGYIKDYITSEYISGKPENIEAKVVFEERLHKEYGYDLNQMQPEFKIQKGSALIGPADIVVFHDVKDKTQDNIYIVVECKRKERTDGIQQLKTYLAPLTAAKYGVWFNGVETVYLKKLDKAPYFKPIPNIPKKGETLELPKKSELKPATELKSVFETCHNYIYANEGLLKEKVFNEVLKILFLKIVDERDYSSAVARFGITEEENDLLIEGKGNSFISRMEELFAEVKKRYGDVFTSDERINLKPVTLGFVVGQLMYFDLRKTPADVKGTAFQTFVYAHQRGERGEFFTPDPIVRLMVEMLNPKSNEIVFDPACGSGGFLVAAMKHVWKQIEKVVKDPGELRDAQLSYAIDKIRGMDFNPDLARVSKMRMVLEDDGHTGVFSANALDDFEIISRTAHEMGATKVIKSRFDVILTNPPFGTKGKVTNREILKNFELGHKWKLNKETGQWEKESKLFDGQVPDILFIERCLDYLDVRGRMGIVIPDG